Proteins encoded in a region of the Roseateles sp. SL47 genome:
- a CDS encoding ribonucleotide-diphosphate reductase subunit beta: MLVWEEDRKPSSSAPASGASIHAATMSTMDAARQSVASNVPSSAGTAASTDSTQASTRRVNVADKRIINGQTDVNQLVPFKYKWAWEKYLATCANHWMPQEVNMSRDIALWKDPNGLTEDERRIIKRNLGFFVTADSLAANNIVLGTYRHITAPEARQFLLRQAFEEAIHTHAYQYIVESLGLDESEIFNAYHEVKSIRDKDEFLIPFIDAIMDPNFVTGTLEADQTLLKSLIVFACLMEGLFFYVGFTQILALGRQNKMTGAAEQYQYILRDESMHCNFGIDLINQIKLENPHLWTPEFRADIKQLFEEAVELEYRYAEDTMPRGVLGLNAAMFKGYLRYIANRRATQIGLEALFPNEENPFPWMSEMIDLKKERNFFETRVIEYQSGGALSWD, translated from the coding sequence ATGTTGGTTTGGGAAGAAGACCGTAAACCTTCGAGCAGCGCGCCGGCCTCCGGTGCATCGATTCACGCAGCGACCATGAGCACCATGGACGCCGCGCGTCAGTCCGTCGCTTCGAATGTTCCTTCGAGCGCCGGTACTGCAGCATCGACTGACAGCACCCAGGCCAGCACCCGACGTGTCAACGTCGCGGACAAACGCATCATCAATGGCCAGACCGACGTCAACCAGCTTGTGCCGTTCAAGTACAAGTGGGCGTGGGAGAAGTACCTGGCCACCTGCGCCAATCACTGGATGCCGCAGGAAGTGAACATGTCCCGCGACATCGCCCTCTGGAAAGACCCCAACGGTCTGACCGAGGACGAGCGGCGCATCATCAAGCGCAACCTCGGTTTCTTCGTGACTGCGGATTCGCTGGCGGCCAACAACATCGTGCTGGGCACCTATCGCCACATCACCGCTCCTGAAGCTCGCCAGTTCCTGCTGCGCCAGGCGTTTGAGGAAGCCATCCACACCCACGCGTATCAGTACATCGTGGAGTCGCTGGGCCTGGATGAGAGCGAGATCTTCAACGCCTATCACGAGGTGAAGTCGATCCGCGACAAGGATGAGTTCCTCATCCCTTTCATCGACGCGATCATGGATCCCAACTTCGTCACCGGCACGCTGGAGGCGGACCAGACCTTGCTGAAGTCGCTGATCGTGTTTGCCTGCCTGATGGAAGGCCTGTTCTTCTACGTCGGCTTCACGCAGATTCTGGCGCTGGGCCGCCAGAACAAGATGACCGGCGCCGCCGAGCAGTATCAATACATCCTGCGCGACGAATCCATGCACTGCAACTTCGGCATTGATCTGATCAATCAGATCAAGCTGGAGAATCCGCACCTGTGGACCCCCGAGTTCCGTGCCGACATCAAGCAACTGTTTGAGGAGGCCGTGGAGCTGGAATATCGCTACGCCGAAGACACCATGCCGCGCGGCGTGCTGGGTCTGAATGCAGCGATGTTCAAGGGCTACCTGCGCTATATCGCGAACCGTCGCGCGACTCAAATCGGCCTGGAGGCGCTCTTCCCGAATGAAGAGAACCCCTTCCCGTGGATGAGCGAGATGATCGACTTGAAGAAGGAGCGCAACTTCTTCGAGACCCGCGTGATCGAATACCAATCGGGTGGTGCTCTGTCCTGGGACTGA
- a CDS encoding PP0621 family protein, with translation MKLLFWVLVLALFFFVLGFKRGRPDRSTAPPAPSPSQRPVAAPAAEPPPEDMVSCAECGTHLPISESLPGRGGHFCCADHRVRFEARLG, from the coding sequence ATGAAACTGCTGTTCTGGGTGCTGGTCCTGGCGCTGTTCTTCTTTGTGCTGGGCTTCAAGCGCGGGCGGCCGGACCGTTCCACGGCCCCACCCGCCCCATCACCGTCGCAGCGGCCAGTGGCCGCCCCTGCGGCCGAGCCGCCGCCGGAAGACATGGTGTCGTGCGCCGAATGCGGGACCCATCTGCCCATCAGCGAATCGCTGCCCGGCCGCGGAGGTCACTTCTGCTGCGCGGACCATCGCGTCCGTTTCGAGGCTCGGTTGGGCTGA
- a CDS encoding histone, which yields MATAKKAAPAKKAAPAKKAAAKKAAPAAKKAAPAKKAAPAAKKAAPAKKAAPAAKKAAPAKKAAAAKKAAPAKKAAAAKKAAPAAKKVVAKKAAPAKKAAAPKKAAPAKKAAAPAKKASAAKKPPIKAVAKAAKPAAKPAAKPAAKKATAAKPAAKASKPAAKPAAKKASAKKAAAKPAAAPAPAAAAKPAAAPAPAAKTALSPQAAWPFPTGNKP from the coding sequence ATGGCAACTGCGAAGAAGGCCGCTCCGGCCAAGAAGGCCGCCCCGGCAAAGAAGGCTGCGGCGAAGAAGGCAGCTCCGGCTGCAAAGAAGGCCGCTCCGGCGAAGAAGGCAGCTCCGGCTGCTAAGAAGGCCGCTCCGGCCAAGAAGGCAGCTCCGGCCGCCAAGAAGGCCGCTCCGGCCAAGAAGGCAGCTGCAGCGAAGAAGGCTGCTCCGGCGAAGAAGGCTGCTGCTGCCAAGAAGGCTGCTCCGGCTGCGAAGAAGGTTGTGGCCAAGAAGGCTGCACCGGCCAAGAAGGCCGCTGCTCCCAAGAAGGCTGCTCCTGCCAAGAAGGCTGCCGCTCCTGCGAAGAAGGCCTCCGCTGCCAAGAAGCCGCCGATCAAGGCTGTTGCCAAGGCTGCCAAGCCGGCCGCTAAGCCTGCTGCGAAGCCGGCTGCCAAGAAGGCCACCGCTGCCAAGCCCGCTGCCAAGGCTTCCAAGCCTGCTGCGAAGCCGGCCGCCAAGAAGGCCTCTGCCAAGAAGGCTGCTGCCAAGCCTGCCGCTGCCCCTGCGCCTGCTGCCGCTGCGAAGCCCGCCGCTGCTCCTGCGCCTGCCGCAAAGACCGCGCTGAGCCCGCAAGCCGCTTGGCCGTTCCCGACGGGCAACAAGCCCTGA
- a CDS encoding sensor histidine kinase — protein sequence MPFSDTTSRAAGISTIQRLYRAFMGARATLSLALLATQSLASLMGARPNSWAAWLSLVYGVQAVLAWILPRWFGGGSWPPTPDRQSLSWRQIVLSIGVDLVLFSLLQWLDPGGLSYGALLFMPVLMAGALLPRLPALACAALASLQLLAVAVWAVMLGLDGGLRISQGGLFGVGLFVVSLLANELASRLAREERAARGSLEYARQQADLNRLVIEEMDEGVLVADRRGLVRTANPAARALLAEGATLRPGPFRLDTTPTWAPLLRALTQAYSEHSWPDAGRDVLLDFGGGLQRSLHVRMRFTLRPLDGDDLCVLFIEDNRHLEARNRQEKLAAMGRVSAGIAHEIRNPLTAIAQANALLEEDCAGQPRLEQLTRMVASNVERLKRIVDDVMEVAPGITSASQMLLLAPLVREYCADWAATQRLPKDDSSPLRIDIAPEDAAVSFDPEHLRRILINLLDNGLRHARPAPAAVRVEVAAEGPEWIRLSVLSDADPIPAEVERHLFEPFFSTRSRGTGLGLYICRELCERYGGRIDYHRLDAQHMNEFRLLLPRLASSPVQETVHER from the coding sequence ATGCCGTTTTCCGACACCACCTCGCGCGCCGCCGGCATCAGCACCATCCAGCGCCTCTACCGCGCCTTCATGGGGGCGCGTGCAACCTTGAGCCTGGCCCTGCTGGCCACCCAGTCGCTGGCCAGCCTGATGGGCGCACGTCCCAACAGCTGGGCTGCCTGGCTGTCGCTGGTGTATGGGGTGCAGGCGGTGCTGGCCTGGATCCTGCCCCGCTGGTTTGGTGGCGGCAGCTGGCCACCGACCCCCGACCGCCAATCGCTGAGCTGGCGGCAGATCGTCCTGAGCATCGGCGTGGACCTGGTGCTTTTCAGCCTGCTGCAATGGCTGGACCCGGGGGGGCTCAGTTACGGCGCGCTACTGTTCATGCCGGTGCTGATGGCGGGCGCGCTGTTGCCCCGCCTGCCGGCGCTGGCCTGTGCCGCCTTGGCCAGCCTTCAGTTGCTGGCCGTGGCCGTCTGGGCCGTGATGCTCGGGCTGGACGGGGGGCTTCGCATCAGCCAGGGCGGCTTGTTCGGCGTCGGTCTGTTTGTGGTGTCCTTGCTGGCGAACGAACTGGCCAGCCGCCTGGCGCGCGAAGAACGTGCCGCGCGGGGCAGCCTGGAATATGCCCGGCAGCAGGCCGATCTCAATCGCCTGGTGATTGAAGAAATGGATGAGGGCGTGCTGGTGGCGGACCGTCGTGGCCTGGTGCGCACCGCCAACCCCGCCGCCCGTGCGCTGCTGGCGGAAGGCGCCACGCTGCGCCCCGGCCCCTTCCGCCTGGACACCACACCCACCTGGGCACCTTTGCTGCGTGCGCTCACCCAGGCCTACAGCGAACACAGCTGGCCCGATGCGGGCCGCGATGTGCTGCTGGACTTCGGCGGCGGGTTGCAGCGCTCCTTGCATGTCCGCATGCGCTTCACGCTGCGGCCGCTGGATGGTGATGACCTGTGTGTGCTGTTCATCGAGGACAACCGCCATCTCGAAGCCCGCAACCGCCAGGAGAAACTGGCGGCGATGGGGCGTGTGTCGGCCGGCATCGCGCATGAAATCCGCAATCCGCTCACCGCCATTGCCCAGGCCAACGCGCTGCTGGAAGAAGACTGCGCCGGCCAGCCGCGTCTGGAGCAACTGACCCGCATGGTGGCCAGCAATGTGGAGCGGCTCAAACGCATCGTGGATGACGTCATGGAAGTCGCACCGGGCATCACCTCCGCCTCACAGATGCTGTTGCTGGCACCGCTGGTGCGTGAATATTGCGCGGACTGGGCCGCCACGCAGCGTCTGCCCAAGGACGACAGCAGCCCGTTGCGGATCGACATCGCCCCGGAAGATGCAGCGGTGAGTTTCGACCCCGAGCATCTGCGCCGCATCCTCATCAACCTGCTGGACAACGGCCTGCGCCATGCGCGGCCGGCCCCGGCGGCGGTGCGGGTGGAAGTGGCGGCCGAGGGCCCGGAATGGATCCGACTGTCGGTCCTGAGCGACGCCGACCCCATCCCCGCCGAGGTAGAACGACACTTGTTCGAACCATTCTTTTCAACCCGAAGCCGGGGAACCGGCCTGGGCCTGTACATTTGCCGGGAACTCTGCGAGCGTTATGGCGGGCGGATCGACTATCACCGCCTGGATGCCCAGCACATGAACGAATTCCGCCTGCTGCTGCCGCGCCTCGCCTCCTCTCCTGTCCAAGAAACTGTTCATGAGCGCTGA
- a CDS encoding zinc-ribbon and DUF3426 domain-containing protein: MNLATRCTTCGTIFRVVQDQLRVSEGWVRCGRCAEVFDAREQLFDLERDSPPPWPPQASAPPPATRQATRQAALPSPPVQSPMQAPVQAPVQAPYQPPYQQPSQQPPYQAPHPAPYPAPYPPTSQPPAPAYQPPPSGRPQAPMDAVAQGYATRPGPNSAPTQGPEAPTTVPSRSMAAAFDDLPRRVPPAPIEPPRDSGWLANDDNELNPFAPSRPLPGDFGDDDEDSLLPSPRHYSRPRSRTGVSSSQAQGPGSSLESSYGEERVEPFLSAAPTADPRSHLPEPKGMRFEEDELPPPVTDDDRPDVLLALSPATAAQLKSQEPSLDPRVPVHTPIDPGEPSLMPSTAGEVPLSRAERKAAEKAAAETARRAKLDAKAAEKAAEKAAEKAAKDAEKEARDAEKEAARAAKEAEKLALETRKAAEKAAKAEARIKERQAAADAAAMPSFVRKAESAQRWHRPWVRATLGTAALGLLVGVGGQVVWQGREAIAAQYPVARPMLLKMTTAMGQELKPWQHIEALSVESSSLNPAGEGNHYRLSLSLRNRSNWDVAQPWLDLSLTDASGQLVVRRMLSPEELRATSSTFTAGGDQQLQVVFDSGNTKISGYTVELFYP; encoded by the coding sequence ATGAATCTCGCGACCCGCTGCACGACCTGCGGCACCATCTTCCGGGTGGTGCAGGACCAGTTGCGTGTGTCGGAAGGCTGGGTGCGTTGTGGCCGCTGCGCGGAGGTGTTTGACGCTCGCGAGCAGCTGTTTGATCTGGAGCGGGACAGCCCGCCGCCCTGGCCCCCGCAGGCCTCGGCCCCGCCGCCGGCAACCCGCCAGGCAACACGCCAGGCGGCGTTGCCGTCGCCGCCCGTGCAGTCGCCTATGCAGGCCCCGGTTCAGGCACCGGTTCAGGCGCCTTATCAGCCGCCGTATCAGCAGCCCTCTCAGCAGCCCCCCTATCAAGCGCCCCATCCAGCGCCCTATCCAGCACCCTATCCGCCCACTTCTCAGCCGCCCGCTCCGGCCTATCAGCCGCCGCCGTCTGGGCGGCCGCAAGCGCCGATGGATGCGGTGGCTCAGGGATACGCGACCCGTCCGGGTCCCAATTCGGCGCCGACTCAGGGGCCGGAGGCACCCACGACAGTTCCCAGTCGATCGATGGCAGCGGCCTTTGACGACCTACCCCGCCGAGTTCCGCCGGCGCCGATCGAACCGCCGCGCGACAGTGGCTGGTTGGCCAATGACGACAACGAACTGAATCCCTTTGCGCCGTCGCGCCCGCTGCCGGGCGACTTTGGTGATGACGATGAGGATTCGCTGCTGCCCTCACCGCGGCATTACAGCCGTCCTCGCAGCCGTACGGGCGTTTCGTCCTCGCAGGCGCAGGGGCCAGGGTCTTCGCTGGAATCGTCGTATGGCGAAGAGCGAGTGGAGCCGTTCCTGTCGGCGGCGCCGACGGCGGATCCCCGATCGCATCTACCCGAACCGAAAGGCATGCGGTTTGAGGAAGACGAGCTGCCGCCGCCGGTGACGGATGATGATCGTCCGGATGTGCTGTTGGCGCTGAGTCCGGCCACGGCGGCGCAATTGAAGTCTCAAGAGCCGTCGCTGGATCCGCGGGTGCCGGTGCATACGCCGATCGATCCGGGCGAACCGTCGCTGATGCCGTCCACGGCGGGTGAAGTGCCGTTGTCGCGTGCGGAGCGCAAGGCGGCGGAGAAAGCTGCGGCGGAAACGGCGCGACGGGCCAAGCTGGATGCCAAGGCGGCGGAGAAGGCGGCTGAGAAAGCGGCGGAGAAGGCGGCCAAGGACGCTGAGAAGGAAGCGCGGGACGCGGAAAAGGAAGCGGCGCGAGCGGCCAAAGAGGCCGAGAAGCTGGCGCTGGAGACGAGGAAGGCGGCGGAGAAGGCTGCCAAGGCGGAGGCGCGCATCAAGGAGCGGCAGGCGGCTGCGGATGCAGCGGCGATGCCGAGCTTTGTGCGCAAGGCTGAATCGGCGCAGCGCTGGCACCGTCCGTGGGTCCGGGCGACGCTGGGCACTGCGGCGCTTGGTTTGCTGGTGGGTGTGGGGGGCCAGGTCGTCTGGCAAGGGCGCGAGGCCATTGCGGCGCAATATCCGGTGGCTCGTCCGATGCTGTTGAAGATGACCACGGCCATGGGGCAAGAGCTGAAGCCTTGGCAGCACATTGAGGCGTTGAGTGTGGAGAGCAGCAGCCTCAATCCGGCGGGTGAAGGCAACCACTACCGCCTGTCGCTGAGTCTGCGCAACCGCAGCAACTGGGACGTAGCCCAACCCTGGTTGGACCTCAGCCTGACGGATGCCTCCGGCCAACTCGTTGTGCGCCGCATGCTTTCCCCCGAGGAATTGCGTGCCACCTCATCGACCTTCACTGCTGGCGGAGACCAACAACTGCAAGTCGTCTTCGACAGCGGCAACACCAAGATCAGCGGCTACACCGTCGAACTGTTCTACCCCTGA
- a CDS encoding sigma-54-dependent transcriptional regulator, translating to MSADSRLLVVDDEPDLRTLYEMTLLREGFALDSAGTVEDALAHLEARRYDAVITDMRLPDGTGLDVLRWLEQRGRSERAIVITAYGSPENAVEALKAGAYDYLTKPVDLRQFRMVVASALGRVPRPESSASTLAARAPQAASPAPVAGAGIAPSAPSAAAPTMFGGRSLSPGPVSPPSASDNDAPTVTPMGAAMVEASRKAAVPRGRVAAAGPVSALERLVGDSAAMRQVRELIEKVARSMAPVLLNGESGTGKELVARAIHDVSARRPQPFIAVNCGAIPEQLLEAEFFGYRKGAFTGATEDREGFFQAAQGGTLFLDEIGDLPLAMQSKLLRALQERSVRPVGAVAEMPVNVRLLSATHKDLAAEVLGGRFRQDLYYRLNVIQIRVPPLRERMEDLAPISARVLERIATDAGVDAVPQLTAQALAVLGRYSFPGNVRELENLLHRALALSGGDGIDVADLGLPDTLLEAEEVPDLVVDAADAVQGVPLPAEAIGQAPLPSDLAAYLDEVEKRLLLRALEQYRNNRTAAGASLGLSLRQMRYRMARLGISLGGDES from the coding sequence ATGAGCGCTGATTCCCGACTGCTGGTGGTCGATGACGAACCCGACCTGCGCACCCTCTATGAGATGACGCTGCTGCGTGAGGGCTTCGCGCTGGACAGCGCCGGCACCGTGGAAGATGCGCTGGCCCATCTGGAGGCCCGCCGCTACGACGCGGTCATCACCGACATGCGCCTGCCTGACGGCACCGGCCTGGATGTGTTGCGCTGGCTGGAGCAGCGCGGCCGCAGCGAGCGCGCCATCGTCATCACCGCTTACGGCTCGCCGGAAAATGCGGTGGAAGCCTTGAAGGCCGGCGCCTACGACTATCTGACCAAACCCGTGGACCTGCGCCAGTTCCGCATGGTGGTGGCTTCCGCGCTGGGCCGTGTGCCGCGGCCGGAATCTTCCGCCTCGACCCTGGCCGCACGGGCTCCGCAAGCGGCCAGCCCAGCCCCGGTGGCGGGCGCTGGCATCGCACCCAGCGCACCGTCGGCAGCTGCGCCCACCATGTTTGGCGGCCGGTCGCTATCGCCGGGCCCGGTGTCACCCCCCTCCGCGTCGGACAACGACGCCCCCACCGTCACGCCCATGGGGGCGGCCATGGTGGAAGCTTCGCGCAAGGCGGCGGTGCCGCGCGGGCGGGTGGCCGCTGCCGGTCCGGTGTCGGCGCTGGAGCGTTTGGTGGGTGATTCCGCCGCCATGCGCCAGGTGCGGGAACTGATCGAGAAGGTGGCGCGCAGCATGGCGCCGGTGCTGCTCAATGGTGAGTCCGGCACCGGCAAGGAACTGGTGGCTCGCGCCATCCATGATGTGAGCGCCCGCCGCCCGCAGCCCTTCATCGCGGTGAACTGCGGTGCCATTCCCGAGCAGCTGCTGGAAGCGGAATTCTTCGGCTACCGCAAGGGCGCCTTCACGGGCGCCACTGAAGACCGCGAAGGCTTCTTCCAGGCGGCCCAGGGCGGCACGCTGTTCCTCGACGAAATCGGCGACCTGCCGCTGGCCATGCAGTCCAAGCTGCTGCGGGCCTTGCAGGAACGCTCGGTGAGGCCCGTGGGCGCAGTGGCGGAAATGCCGGTCAATGTCCGTCTGCTCAGTGCCACCCACAAGGACCTGGCGGCCGAAGTGCTGGGCGGCCGCTTCCGGCAGGATTTGTATTACCGCCTGAACGTCATCCAGATCCGTGTGCCGCCGCTGCGCGAGCGCATGGAAGATTTGGCCCCGATCAGCGCACGAGTGCTGGAGCGCATCGCCACCGACGCGGGCGTGGACGCGGTTCCGCAACTGACCGCGCAGGCCCTGGCGGTCCTGGGTCGTTACAGCTTCCCGGGCAACGTGCGCGAGCTGGAGAACCTGCTGCACCGGGCACTCGCCCTCTCCGGCGGTGATGGCATCGACGTGGCGGACCTCGGCCTGCCCGACACACTGCTTGAAGCCGAAGAAGTGCCGGACCTTGTGGTGGACGCGGCCGACGCGGTGCAAGGCGTCCCCTTGCCGGCCGAAGCGATCGGCCAGGCGCCGCTGCCTTCGGATCTGGCCGCCTATCTCGACGAGGTGGAAAAGCGACTGCTGCTGCGCGCGCTGGAGCAGTACCGCAACAACCGGACGGCTGCGGGCGCGAGCCTGGGCTTGTCGCTGCGGCAGATGCGGTACCGCATGGCCCGGTTGGGCATCTCGCTCGGCGGCGACGAAAGCTGA
- a CDS encoding ribonucleoside-diphosphate reductase subunit alpha, whose amino-acid sequence MQTVAVTPTAEAGLAQTPRESAPIAAGSYQAYQIIRRNGAVVHFEPSKVAVAMMKAFLAVHGTSGAASASVRETVDALTEAVVRALVRSRPGGGTFHIEDVQDHVELALMRGGHHEVARAYVLYRERRSLERKHQSEVQQAAVLESGISVTENGARVPLDLNKLSALIVSSCEGLGDDVKPEPILAETKRNLYDGVPMDEVHKAAILAARTLIEKDPGYTRATARLLLHTIRKEILGEEVTQAEMASRYADYFPSFIKKGVQAELLDERLQQYDLARLGAALKAERDFQFDYLGLQTLFDRYFLHVDGTRIEMPQAFFMRVAMGLALNEIDREARAIEFYEVLSSFDFMSSTPTLFNSGTRRSQLSSCYLTTVADDLDGIYEALKENALLSKFAGGLGNDWTPVRALGSHIKGTNGKSQGVVPFLKVVNDTAVAVNQGGKRKGAVCAYLETWHLDIEEFLELRKNTGDDRRRTHDMNTANWIPDLFMKRVIEGGDWTLFSPSTCPDLHDLFGQAFETAYVAYEAKADRGEIKLFKRMQARDLWRKMLTMLFETGHPWITFKDACNVRSPQQHVGVVHSSNLCTEITLNTNDNEIAVCNLGSVNLAQHLKDGEIDQVKLKKTVSTAMRMLDNVIDINYYAVKKARDSNLRHRPVGLGIMGFQDALYQLRVPYASQAAVEFADRSMEAVCYHAYWASTDLAAERGRYSSYRGSLWDRGILPIDSLNLLAEARGGYVDVDRSATLDWDSLRAKIARDGMRNSNCVAIAPTATISNIIGVDASIEPCFGNLSVKSNLSGEFTVVNECLVRDLKKLGLWDDVMVMDLKHFDGSLRRIDRVPDELKQLYATAFEVDTVWLVEAAARRQKWIDQAQSLNIYMAGASGKRLDETYKLAWQRGLKTTYYLRTMGATHAEKSTVQNAGQLNSVSSSVGGLHAAPVAAAMAPVAVAAVETSVSPLIDTNTPATDVKFCAIDDPGCEACQ is encoded by the coding sequence ATGCAGACAGTCGCCGTCACACCGACCGCCGAAGCGGGCCTGGCGCAGACTCCCCGCGAGTCCGCCCCGATCGCCGCCGGCAGCTACCAGGCTTACCAGATCATTCGCCGCAACGGTGCGGTGGTGCACTTTGAGCCGAGCAAGGTGGCGGTGGCCATGATGAAGGCCTTCCTGGCGGTGCACGGCACCAGCGGTGCGGCTTCGGCCAGCGTGCGCGAGACCGTGGATGCCCTGACCGAAGCCGTGGTGCGTGCGCTGGTGCGCTCGCGTCCGGGCGGCGGCACCTTCCATATTGAAGACGTGCAGGACCATGTGGAACTGGCGCTGATGCGCGGTGGGCACCATGAGGTGGCCCGTGCTTATGTGCTGTACCGCGAACGTCGTTCGCTGGAGCGCAAGCATCAGAGCGAAGTACAGCAGGCCGCTGTGCTGGAGTCCGGCATCAGCGTGACCGAAAACGGCGCCCGCGTGCCGCTCGACCTGAACAAGCTGTCGGCCCTGATCGTGTCCAGCTGTGAAGGTCTGGGCGACGACGTCAAGCCCGAGCCGATCCTGGCCGAGACCAAGCGCAACCTGTACGACGGCGTCCCGATGGACGAAGTGCACAAGGCCGCCATCCTGGCCGCCCGCACGCTGATCGAAAAGGATCCCGGCTACACCCGCGCCACCGCCCGTCTGCTGCTGCATACGATCCGCAAGGAAATCCTGGGCGAGGAAGTGACGCAGGCCGAAATGGCCAGCCGTTACGCTGACTATTTCCCGAGCTTCATCAAGAAGGGCGTGCAGGCCGAACTGCTGGACGAGCGTCTGCAGCAATACGACCTGGCCAGGCTGGGCGCCGCCCTGAAGGCCGAGCGCGACTTCCAGTTCGACTACCTGGGCCTGCAGACCCTGTTCGACCGCTACTTCCTGCATGTGGACGGCACCCGCATCGAAATGCCGCAGGCCTTCTTCATGCGCGTGGCCATGGGCCTGGCGCTGAACGAGATCGACCGCGAAGCCCGCGCCATCGAGTTCTATGAAGTGCTGTCGAGCTTCGACTTCATGTCCAGCACCCCGACGCTGTTCAATTCCGGCACCCGGCGTTCGCAGCTGTCCAGCTGCTACCTGACCACGGTGGCCGACGACCTGGACGGCATCTACGAAGCGTTGAAGGAAAACGCGCTGCTGTCGAAGTTCGCCGGTGGCCTGGGTAACGACTGGACGCCGGTGCGTGCGCTGGGTTCCCACATCAAGGGCACCAACGGCAAGAGCCAGGGCGTGGTTCCTTTCCTGAAGGTAGTCAACGACACCGCCGTTGCGGTGAACCAGGGCGGCAAGCGCAAGGGCGCTGTCTGCGCCTATCTGGAAACGTGGCACCTGGACATCGAAGAGTTCCTGGAACTGCGCAAGAACACCGGTGACGACCGTCGTCGTACCCACGACATGAACACGGCGAACTGGATTCCCGACCTGTTCATGAAGCGTGTGATTGAAGGCGGCGACTGGACCCTGTTCAGCCCTTCCACCTGCCCGGACCTGCACGACCTGTTCGGCCAGGCCTTCGAAACGGCCTATGTCGCCTACGAGGCCAAGGCCGACCGTGGCGAGATCAAGCTCTTCAAGCGCATGCAGGCCCGTGACCTGTGGCGCAAGATGCTGACGATGCTGTTCGAAACCGGCCATCCCTGGATCACGTTCAAGGACGCCTGCAACGTGCGCTCGCCGCAGCAGCATGTGGGCGTGGTGCACTCGTCCAACCTCTGCACCGAGATCACGCTGAACACCAACGACAACGAAATCGCGGTGTGCAACCTGGGTTCGGTCAACCTGGCGCAGCATCTGAAGGACGGCGAGATCGACCAGGTCAAGCTGAAGAAGACGGTGTCTACCGCCATGCGGATGCTGGACAACGTCATCGACATCAACTACTACGCCGTCAAGAAGGCACGGGATTCCAACCTGCGTCACCGTCCGGTGGGTCTGGGCATCATGGGCTTCCAGGATGCGCTGTATCAGCTGCGCGTGCCCTACGCCTCGCAAGCGGCGGTGGAATTTGCCGACCGTTCGATGGAAGCCGTCTGCTACCACGCCTACTGGGCGTCCACCGACCTGGCTGCCGAGCGGGGCCGCTACAGCAGCTACCGTGGTTCGCTGTGGGACCGCGGCATCCTGCCGATCGACTCGCTGAACCTGCTGGCCGAAGCCCGAGGCGGTTATGTGGATGTGGACCGTTCCGCCACCCTGGACTGGGACAGCCTGCGCGCCAAGATCGCCCGTGACGGCATGCGCAACAGCAATTGCGTGGCCATCGCTCCGACCGCGACCATCTCCAACATCATCGGTGTGGACGCGTCGATCGAGCCTTGCTTCGGCAACCTGTCGGTCAAGTCCAACCTGTCCGGCGAGTTCACCGTGGTGAATGAGTGCCTGGTCCGCGACCTGAAGAAGCTGGGCCTGTGGGACGACGTGATGGTCATGGACCTGAAGCACTTCGACGGTTCCCTGCGCCGCATTGACCGCGTGCCGGATGAGCTCAAGCAGCTCTACGCCACCGCTTTTGAAGTTGACACGGTCTGGCTGGTGGAGGCCGCTGCGCGTCGCCAGAAGTGGATCGACCAGGCGCAGAGCCTGAACATCTACATGGCCGGCGCATCGGGCAAGCGTCTGGACGAGACCTACAAGCTGGCCTGGCAGCGTGGCCTCAAGACGACCTATTACCTGCGCACCATGGGCGCCACACACGCCGAGAAGAGCACGGTGCAAAACGCCGGCCAGCTCAACTCGGTGAGCAGCTCGGTGGGTGGCCTGCATGCGGCGCCGGTCGCTGCTGCGATGGCACCGGTGGCGGTGGCCGCTGTCGAGACCTCGGTCTCGCCGCTGATCGACACCAACACACCGGCCACCGACGTCAAGTTCTGCGCGATTGACGACCCGGGTTGCGAAGCCTGCCAGTAA